A window of the Brumimicrobium sp. genome harbors these coding sequences:
- a CDS encoding DnaJ domain-containing protein, translating into MSAKYYFDILEIAPTKDEEIIKKAYRKLALQYHPDRNQSESAMEKFIEINEAYEQILYALDKLKSKQSVSPSTTHSVRYRKATREEKIAFARKQYERMKKRTEEEDNVYFVSLTTGKKWRYFQIVLSASLGILFLLLLDIVILKHVEEEVYIIKPNTILEGKYSELSRTSFSNGQHLFLSKDIIRLIGENPIQLRRTHIFREIIDLHLMKENKIYTLQPEYGIYNYLFPLIIALLLPSFAYLKKGKNVTFSFLFNLSIYVLPFIYLIFLFLNNRWVHLFTLGYY; encoded by the coding sequence ATGAGTGCTAAATACTATTTTGACATATTAGAAATAGCTCCAACAAAGGACGAAGAAATCATCAAAAAGGCATATAGAAAATTGGCTCTTCAATATCACCCCGATAGAAACCAATCAGAATCAGCCATGGAAAAATTCATCGAAATCAATGAAGCTTATGAACAAATTCTATACGCCTTAGATAAACTGAAAAGCAAACAATCAGTATCACCATCAACAACCCATTCCGTTCGCTATCGAAAAGCAACTCGTGAAGAAAAAATTGCATTCGCACGCAAACAGTATGAACGCATGAAGAAGCGTACGGAAGAAGAAGATAATGTCTATTTTGTTAGCCTAACTACTGGTAAGAAATGGCGTTATTTTCAAATCGTACTCTCTGCGAGTTTAGGTATTTTATTTCTTCTATTATTAGATATCGTTATATTAAAACATGTAGAAGAGGAAGTATATATTATAAAACCAAACACTATCCTAGAAGGTAAATACAGCGAACTTTCCCGTACTTCATTCTCCAATGGGCAACATCTATTCTTATCAAAAGACATCATCAGATTGATTGGAGAAAACCCCATTCAATTACGTAGGACACACATTTTTAGAGAAATTATAGACCTTCATCTCATGAAGGAAAATAAAATCTATACTCTTCAACCAGAATACGGTATCTACAATTACCTATTCCCATTGATTATCGCTCTACTCTTACCTAGTTTTGCTTATCTAAAAAAAGGAAAAAACGTCACCTTTAGCTTTCTTTTTAACCTATCCATTTATGTCCTTCCTTTCATTTACCTCATCTTCTTATTCCTCAACAATAGATGGGTACACCTATTTACACTAGGGTATTATTAA
- a CDS encoding AMP-binding protein, whose product MINVLQIGDSANEIEKLHTFLDVWNNESSIISQKTSGSTGSPKTIEIPKWKMEASAKMTGEFLELDKCKSALLCISIDYIGGKMLVVRALTYNLNLYVCSVDSNPLKNINHSIDFVSMVPIQLEETIKQNPEKLNLIKHLIIGGAPVSESLISQIQKFSCNVYSTFGMTETISHIALKSLKQLNSNFQAIGKTTFTTEDDCLTIHSPELGIENLKTNDIVRLINSTSFQWLGRSDFVINSGGIKISPEIVEQKLHQLLPPESFIISYLPDVKLGQKVIFIGEERINKVNLQEQIDILVDKYERPKVYFFLPSLIKTDSGKIDRNKTTQAIR is encoded by the coding sequence ATGATAAATGTGCTACAAATAGGGGATTCTGCAAATGAAATTGAGAAACTTCATACATTTTTGGATGTATGGAATAATGAATCATCTATCATTTCACAAAAAACATCTGGTTCTACAGGCTCTCCAAAAACCATTGAAATACCAAAGTGGAAAATGGAAGCTTCGGCTAAAATGACGGGAGAATTTTTAGAATTAGACAAATGTAAATCTGCATTACTCTGTATTTCTATTGATTATATTGGTGGGAAAATGCTAGTTGTACGCGCTCTCACCTATAATCTCAATTTATATGTCTGTTCTGTAGATAGCAATCCACTCAAAAACATTAATCATTCCATTGATTTTGTTTCAATGGTACCTATTCAGTTGGAAGAAACTATCAAACAAAATCCCGAAAAATTAAACCTCATCAAGCACCTAATCATCGGAGGTGCACCAGTCTCAGAGAGTTTAATATCACAGATTCAAAAATTTTCTTGTAATGTATATTCGACTTTTGGAATGACCGAAACAATCTCTCATATTGCTCTAAAAAGTTTAAAACAGTTAAATAGTAATTTTCAAGCAATTGGGAAAACTACTTTCACAACTGAAGATGATTGCTTGACTATACATAGTCCAGAATTGGGAATAGAAAATCTAAAAACAAACGATATCGTACGACTTATAAATTCAACATCTTTTCAATGGTTAGGAAGGTCCGATTTTGTGATTAATTCAGGAGGGATTAAAATAAGTCCCGAAATTGTGGAACAGAAATTACATCAACTCCTTCCCCCAGAGAGTTTTATCATCAGTTATTTGCCAGATGTAAAACTAGGACAGAAAGTGATTTTCATTGGAGAGGAAAGAATTAATAAAGTTAATCTTCAGGAACAAATTGATATTTTGGTAGATAAATACGAGCGGCCAAAAGTTTATTTCTTCCTTCCTTCTCTCATAAAAACGGATTCAGGGAAAATCGATCGAAACAAAACAACACAGGCTATTCGATGA
- a CDS encoding thioredoxin domain-containing protein, whose amino-acid sequence MKVFGVLSIVIFFILTSFTWVSSPKADEKPGIKFENITFKDALLKAKKENKLIFMDAYTVWCGPCKFMERTTFRAEKVGEVFNANFINLQVDMEKGEGLEIAKRYQIAAYPTLLVINGDGKVVKRMLGAMDEAELLKEIQEVIKK is encoded by the coding sequence ATGAAAGTATTTGGAGTTTTATCTATCGTTATATTTTTTATACTCACCTCCTTTACGTGGGTTTCAAGCCCTAAGGCTGATGAAAAACCAGGAATCAAATTTGAAAATATTACTTTTAAAGATGCTTTACTGAAAGCGAAAAAAGAGAATAAATTGATATTTATGGATGCTTATACTGTTTGGTGCGGTCCATGTAAATTTATGGAAAGAACAACTTTCCGCGCAGAAAAAGTTGGAGAAGTATTTAATGCAAATTTTATTAATTTACAAGTGGATATGGAAAAAGGAGAAGGGTTAGAAATTGCTAAAAGATACCAAATAGCTGCATATCCTACTTTATTGGTGATTAATGGAGACGGGAAGGTTGTGAAGCGTATGTTGGGAGCTATGGATGAGGCCGAGTTGTTAAAAGAAATCCAAGAAGTTATTAAGAAATAA
- the rpsA gene encoding 30S ribosomal protein S1, with product MAKKQILQGNADFDWEALSNEGYTKAEHAEYADKYEATLSSINEKEVITGTVVSISDREVVVNIGYKSEGVIASNEFRYKTDLKVGDEVPVYVESLEDKNDQLVVSHKTARMHYAWERVNEVLRTGEVITGYVKCRTKGGLIVDVFGIEAFLPGSQIDVKPIRDYDVYVGKNMEFKVVKINEEFRNVVVSHKALIEAEIEEQKKQIISGLEKGQVLEGIVKNITSYGVFIDLGGVDGLIHITDLSWGRVNHPEEIVQLDHKINVVILDFDDEKKRIALGLKQLQPHPWDALDANINVGDKVKGKVVVLADYGAFIEIAPGVEGLIHVSEMSWSQHLRSAQDFLKIGDEVEAVVLTLDRDERKMSLGIKQLMPDPWENIEARYPIDSKHTAKVRNFTNFGVFVELEEGVDGLIHISDLSWQKKIKHPSEFCKVGDEMEVVVLEIDKENRKISLGHKQLEENPWDVFETIFQEGSVHQGTVTDLKDKSGIIALPYGVEGICPSKHMKKEDGSNAKIEEVLDFKVIEFNKSGKKIIVSHLRTFEEGEDEVTTKKPAKAKSSKSVSDVNSGTEKSTLGDIDALAELKEKMEGKK from the coding sequence ATGGCTAAAAAACAAATTTTACAAGGGAATGCTGATTTTGACTGGGAAGCTCTGTCAAATGAAGGATATACCAAAGCAGAACATGCTGAATACGCTGATAAGTATGAAGCAACTTTATCTTCTATTAACGAGAAAGAGGTAATTACAGGTACTGTAGTTTCTATTTCTGATCGTGAGGTAGTTGTAAACATTGGTTATAAATCAGAAGGAGTTATTGCTTCTAACGAATTTCGTTATAAAACTGATTTAAAAGTAGGTGACGAAGTTCCAGTGTACGTAGAATCATTAGAAGATAAAAATGACCAATTAGTAGTATCTCATAAAACAGCTCGTATGCACTATGCTTGGGAGCGTGTGAATGAAGTTCTTAGAACTGGAGAGGTTATTACGGGTTATGTAAAATGTAGAACAAAAGGAGGTTTAATCGTAGATGTATTTGGTATTGAAGCTTTCTTACCAGGTTCTCAAATTGATGTTAAACCTATTAGAGACTATGACGTTTATGTTGGAAAGAACATGGAATTCAAAGTAGTTAAAATTAACGAAGAATTTAGAAACGTAGTAGTTTCTCACAAAGCTCTAATCGAGGCTGAAATTGAAGAACAGAAAAAACAAATTATCTCTGGACTTGAAAAAGGTCAAGTACTTGAAGGTATCGTTAAAAACATTACTTCTTATGGTGTGTTTATTGACCTTGGTGGAGTAGATGGATTAATCCATATTACAGACCTTTCTTGGGGTAGAGTAAATCATCCAGAAGAAATCGTTCAGTTAGATCATAAGATTAATGTGGTTATCTTGGATTTCGATGATGAAAAGAAACGTATTGCATTAGGATTGAAACAATTACAACCACATCCTTGGGATGCTTTAGATGCTAACATAAATGTGGGAGATAAAGTAAAAGGTAAAGTAGTTGTTTTAGCTGATTATGGTGCATTTATTGAAATCGCCCCAGGTGTTGAAGGTTTAATCCACGTATCTGAAATGAGTTGGTCTCAGCACTTAAGATCTGCACAAGATTTCTTAAAAATTGGTGATGAGGTTGAAGCAGTTGTATTGACTTTAGATCGTGATGAGCGTAAAATGTCTCTAGGGATTAAACAATTAATGCCAGATCCATGGGAAAATATCGAAGCTAGATACCCTATCGATTCTAAACATACAGCTAAAGTGCGTAATTTCACAAACTTTGGTGTATTCGTTGAATTAGAAGAAGGAGTTGATGGACTTATTCATATCTCTGACCTTTCTTGGCAAAAGAAAATTAAACACCCATCTGAATTCTGTAAAGTTGGTGATGAAATGGAAGTGGTTGTTCTTGAAATTGATAAAGAAAACCGTAAAATTTCATTGGGTCACAAACAATTGGAAGAAAACCCATGGGATGTGTTTGAAACAATTTTCCAAGAGGGATCTGTACACCAAGGAACTGTTACTGACTTAAAAGATAAGTCTGGTATCATTGCACTACCTTACGGTGTTGAAGGTATCTGTCCTTCTAAACACATGAAAAAAGAAGATGGTTCTAATGCTAAGATTGAGGAAGTTCTTGATTTTAAAGTAATAGAATTTAATAAATCAGGTAAGAAAATTATTGTTTCTCATTTAAGAACTTTCGAGGAAGGAGAAGATGAGGTAACAACTAAAAAACCTGCAAAAGCTAAATCTTCAAAATCAGTAAGTGATGTAAACAGTGGAACTGAGAAATCAACTCTTGGTGATATCGATGCATTAGCTGAATTAAAAGAAAAAATGGAAGGTAAAAAATAA
- a CDS encoding YfiM family protein, protein MNRDFFISYLYPVKNILLILLLFSFSVGNAQKFFENDTVFNKKRTIWVSSVVGTGWVGSIVGLQGVWYKDSWSNKMHIFNDSKEWRGMDKMGHAFTGNMIAKNMSALYRWSGLTRNQSLLIGSSISFGYMATLEILDGFSTNWGFSWSDIGANSLGIAWNVWQELAWQEERIKLKFSAHLSPYAKYRQEVLGSTFMQRILKDYNGQTYWLSISPGSFLSSSSRFPKWISFSFGYSIDQKLHGQADIYTYYSDNAPPKTFYAQSQFLFSLDIDFEKIPTKKKWLHVIFKAINHVKMPFPAMIVTGKSVKVHPFYF, encoded by the coding sequence ATGAATCGGGATTTTTTTATTTCCTATCTTTATCCTGTGAAAAATATACTCTTAATACTGCTTCTTTTTTCTTTCTCTGTTGGTAATGCACAAAAATTCTTTGAGAATGATACAGTCTTTAATAAGAAGAGGACTATTTGGGTAAGTAGTGTTGTGGGGACGGGATGGGTAGGAAGTATTGTTGGTTTACAAGGTGTCTGGTATAAAGACAGCTGGTCTAATAAAATGCATATTTTTAATGATTCCAAAGAATGGCGTGGTATGGATAAAATGGGTCATGCTTTTACTGGAAATATGATTGCAAAAAATATGTCTGCTTTATACCGATGGTCGGGACTTACGCGCAATCAAAGTCTATTGATTGGCTCGTCTATTTCTTTTGGGTATATGGCTACTTTAGAAATATTGGATGGTTTCTCAACTAATTGGGGATTTTCATGGAGCGATATTGGAGCTAATTCACTTGGAATTGCTTGGAATGTGTGGCAAGAATTAGCGTGGCAAGAAGAACGAATTAAATTGAAGTTTAGTGCTCATTTGTCGCCCTATGCGAAATACAGACAGGAAGTGCTTGGAAGTACGTTTATGCAACGTATTTTAAAAGATTATAATGGACAAACATATTGGTTGAGTATTAGTCCAGGTAGTTTTCTTTCTTCCTCTTCTAGATTTCCCAAATGGATAAGTTTCAGTTTTGGATACAGTATAGATCAGAAATTACATGGACAAGCAGATATATATACCTATTATTCTGATAATGCTCCACCGAAAACATTCTATGCGCAAAGCCAATTCTTATTCTCTTTAGATATTGATTTTGAAAAGATACCTACTAAGAAAAAATGGCTACATGTTATATTTAAGGCTATTAATCATGTGAAAATGCCATTCCCAGCAATGATTGTTACTGGAAAGAGTGTTAAGGTACATCCATTCTATTTTTAA
- the fabF gene encoding beta-ketoacyl-ACP synthase II, translating to MNRRVVITGMGALTPIGNTVEEFWKNAINGISGAAPIQSFDASKFKTQFACELKNFHVEDFLDRKEVKKYDPFTQYALVTVAEAIKQSQIDPTKINLNRAGVIWGSGMGGLHTYESELRDYHTGDGTPRFNPFLIPKTLVDIAAGVISMQYGFRGVNYSPVSACATSTTAIIDGFNYIKWNKADVIICGGSEAAITPATIGGFGSMKALSTRNEEYATASRPFDIDRDGFVMGEGAGALVIEELEHARARGAKIIAEIVGGGMAADAYHLTSTHPDGAGAILGMNLAIEEADIQPDDVDYINMHATSTPNGDISEIKALKAVFGERKSLLVSGTKSMTGHLLGAAGAIEAILCIKALQEQIVPPTINVQNMEPECKGLYEFPINKGIQARIEYALSNTFGFGGHIAATLFKRYEE from the coding sequence ATGAATAGAAGAGTTGTTATAACTGGGATGGGAGCATTAACTCCTATAGGGAATACAGTTGAAGAATTTTGGAAAAACGCTATCAATGGAATAAGTGGCGCAGCACCTATTCAATCTTTTGACGCATCAAAATTTAAAACGCAATTTGCATGTGAATTAAAGAATTTTCATGTAGAAGATTTCCTAGACAGAAAGGAGGTTAAAAAATATGATCCATTTACACAATATGCTCTAGTCACTGTTGCAGAGGCTATAAAACAATCACAAATAGATCCTACAAAGATTAATCTCAACAGAGCTGGTGTTATTTGGGGCTCAGGAATGGGAGGGCTTCACACATACGAAAGTGAATTAAGAGATTATCACACCGGAGATGGAACGCCTCGATTTAATCCGTTCTTAATACCAAAAACATTGGTAGATATTGCTGCAGGTGTTATCTCTATGCAATATGGATTTAGAGGAGTAAATTACTCACCCGTTTCTGCTTGCGCTACTTCTACAACTGCAATCATTGATGGATTTAACTATATTAAATGGAATAAAGCAGATGTTATTATTTGTGGTGGTTCAGAAGCTGCTATCACTCCAGCAACGATTGGAGGATTTGGTTCCATGAAAGCTCTATCAACACGCAACGAAGAATATGCCACAGCATCTCGCCCATTTGATATAGATAGAGATGGATTTGTTATGGGAGAAGGTGCTGGAGCTTTAGTTATTGAAGAATTAGAGCATGCTAGAGCAAGAGGCGCAAAAATAATAGCAGAAATTGTAGGTGGAGGGATGGCAGCAGATGCTTACCATTTGACCAGCACTCATCCTGATGGGGCTGGGGCAATATTAGGAATGAATCTAGCCATCGAAGAAGCAGACATTCAACCAGATGATGTGGACTATATCAATATGCATGCTACCTCTACTCCAAATGGAGATATTAGTGAAATCAAAGCGCTGAAAGCTGTTTTTGGAGAAAGAAAATCCTTACTAGTAAGTGGAACTAAATCTATGACGGGTCACCTACTAGGTGCTGCTGGTGCTATTGAAGCTATTTTATGTATCAAAGCTTTGCAAGAACAAATAGTACCACCCACCATTAATGTTCAAAATATGGAACCTGAGTGCAAGGGCTTATATGAATTTCCAATAAATAAAGGAATTCAAGCACGTATTGAATATGCGTTAAGCAATACTTTTGGTTTTGGAGGACATATTGCTGCCACTCTGTTTAAACGCTATGAAGAATAA
- a CDS encoding PorT family protein, producing the protein MKSKLLLAIFISIIGFSTSHAQLDKKKEGLRIGIEGNIHQSNIRGIHSFSKGRFSPAIGFFVKIPFQRSLGEGMTRDASFYFSPMIEYCMSGENDKSSRGTVNYNNDYVQIPLLFDYVFELGRVGYRNMCISFGPVISYAVNNKIYGNINEVYKGKSATLDVLEQAHSSFNKLDVGATVSIGYRLNPLIELFVRYDNGFMKVYKDYDKHYTFNYRLGIGTKFLIK; encoded by the coding sequence ATGAAATCAAAATTATTACTCGCTATTTTTATATCAATTATAGGGTTCTCTACCAGCCATGCTCAATTAGACAAGAAGAAAGAAGGACTTCGTATTGGTATTGAAGGAAATATCCATCAATCTAACATTAGAGGCATTCATAGTTTCTCAAAAGGACGTTTTTCTCCTGCTATTGGCTTCTTTGTTAAAATTCCATTTCAAAGAAGTTTAGGAGAAGGAATGACTAGAGATGCTAGCTTTTATTTCTCCCCTATGATTGAGTACTGCATGAGTGGTGAAAATGATAAATCTTCTAGAGGAACTGTTAATTATAATAATGATTATGTACAAATTCCGCTTCTATTTGACTATGTGTTTGAATTAGGAAGAGTTGGATACCGTAATATGTGTATTAGCTTCGGACCTGTTATTAGTTATGCCGTAAATAACAAAATATATGGAAATATAAATGAAGTATATAAAGGAAAATCCGCTACTCTTGACGTACTCGAACAGGCACATTCAAGTTTCAATAAATTAGATGTAGGTGCCACAGTCAGTATAGGTTATCGTTTAAATCCGCTTATCGAATTATTTGTGCGTTACGACAATGGTTTCATGAAAGTGTATAAAGATTATGACAAACATTATACTTTCAATTACCGACTAGGCATAGGAACGAAGTTTTTAATAAAATAA
- a CDS encoding glucose-1-phosphate thymidylyltransferase: MNIILHDLSGHLTFAPLTLTRPVGKLRTGMWTNEERWQFYCPQATISFMTKDYLSEKYSANITKDNLWVNAAVIPTNELVKNITDLKKGESLYINNAFIAYRGEEYLPVKPKSSAKANIIILENRWDIYQKNDQILAKDFQAYTAGKKSQAISDTNTIIGDAKRIFLEKGAKVECAILNVSDGPIYVGKNAEIMEGSIVRGGLIMLEESILKIGSKIYGATTIGPHCRVGGEVNNSIFQGYSNKGHDGFIGNSVIGEWCNLGADTNCSNLKNNYGNVKTYNYFLRELEQTNVQFMGVMMGDYSKTSINTMINTASVIGVCANIFMSGFPPKYVADFSWGGEPSAPVYELASAYESIHAMMQRRHQELTDEDKRILAYLYP; this comes from the coding sequence ATGAATATTATTCTTCATGATTTATCAGGTCATTTAACATTTGCTCCTTTGACCTTAACAAGACCTGTTGGGAAATTAAGGACTGGAATGTGGACTAATGAGGAGCGTTGGCAATTTTATTGCCCGCAGGCTACTATTTCTTTTATGACAAAGGATTATCTGTCAGAAAAATATTCAGCCAACATTACTAAGGATAACCTATGGGTAAACGCTGCAGTGATACCGACTAATGAATTAGTAAAGAATATTACAGATTTGAAAAAAGGTGAATCTCTTTATATTAATAATGCATTTATTGCTTATAGAGGGGAGGAGTATTTACCAGTAAAACCTAAATCCAGCGCAAAGGCGAATATTATTATACTCGAAAATAGATGGGATATATATCAAAAGAATGATCAAATTCTAGCAAAAGATTTCCAAGCTTATACGGCAGGAAAGAAGAGTCAAGCAATTTCTGATACAAATACTATAATTGGTGATGCAAAACGAATTTTCCTTGAAAAAGGAGCTAAAGTAGAATGTGCTATACTTAATGTGAGTGATGGACCTATATACGTAGGGAAAAATGCCGAAATTATGGAGGGGAGTATTGTAAGAGGAGGATTAATTATGCTGGAAGAAAGTATTCTTAAAATAGGTTCAAAGATATATGGGGCAACCACCATAGGACCTCATTGTAGAGTAGGAGGAGAGGTGAATAATTCCATATTTCAAGGGTATTCTAATAAAGGTCATGATGGATTTATTGGGAATTCTGTTATAGGAGAATGGTGTAATTTAGGAGCAGATACCAATTGTTCTAATTTAAAGAATAATTATGGAAATGTAAAAACCTATAATTATTTTTTGCGAGAATTAGAACAAACTAATGTTCAGTTTATGGGTGTGATGATGGGTGATTACTCTAAAACAAGCATTAATACCATGATAAATACAGCTTCTGTAATTGGGGTTTGTGCCAATATTTTTATGAGCGGATTTCCGCCTAAATATGTTGCCGACTTTTCTTGGGGAGGAGAACCAAGCGCGCCCGTATATGAGTTGGCTAGTGCCTATGAGTCAATTCATGCTATGATGCAGAGACGCCATCAAGAGCTTACTGATGAAGACAAGCGAATCTTAGCGTATCTCTATCCTTAA